The sequence TTTTAATAAGTACTTTTAAAAGATAAACCTGTGAAatagtttatgtatttttataattgatgccaaaaaaaatgtatttttataaattaatgattaattattaaataaaaaattacaatgcACTTATAGTCAAactttattatgtttttaatatctataacacacacattttttattattaaaaacagaaaatgataattatatatgATTTAGTAGAAAGAAATATAGTAAGACtatattaatttcttataatttttaaataaactcaagcaataacaaaaataatacttGGAATCAAACAAATGCCGTCTTTACGATGGCAATTAAGCACCGTTATATATCAGGATCCAAATTTGACATTTAACGTCACTTGCATTTTCTGGTCCTATatcaatatattaaaagagaaggaatctaaaaaaatctacctataaaaattgtttagaccctttcatttaactcattattttttggtcttaacttaaatttatactaacaatatgttgccatatatttctctaacaataaatttagtcaattcttttatttatttaaatctcactcctaaatcctaatcattactattactatatttatcattttgatttttaattgtaaaagcattgaaactaatgatttatattatcacttttatcatataatatataatttaaagcaagataaattacaagacatatatatgtacattctaacttcctatttcgtttataataaagtaatcatatcatatataaactttttcaCTAAgatctcatatcatatactaaactttcaactgtctatagtttgataatattttcatatttaaaaataatttttctgaatattcatgttaccttcacaaaaatgaagaaattcattggttctattaaagctaacccgacttcacgatatcagtattgattattcaagattttgaaaattatttgtttagatattatatttttatatacttttcacttaaaacgaatcaatactattaaaatggaaagagttttaaaaaatctaatataaaaaacttGTTAgagttatgtataactatttattatttttctgataatacattaatcattctaaacatacaatatttcaaatatttttaacagatcttaatattattttttatgatacctttactcagaaaaatatttcatcaaccatgtttttgtacaataacgttaaaaatctatatcaaaaggttgttggacctgatatggacgtaatgagtccacatctgttcggatatttaagatcctaaaagaattcgaaatatataaaaaatctgaaaaatatccgaaacatgaaaagtatttgaaactccaaacaaataccaaaaaaattcaaatacctaaaaatttaaaatcttattcaaaatctgatacgatgaactgaaaaagacccaaaattttatctaaatacccaaaaaaactttagtttgaaaaatttacatgaaatcaaaactctaatctgaaccaaaaacttaaaaataatatccataataccggaaacatattcaaaatatccaaatatacctaataaacacatatttatgatcgggtctagaGTAGGACCCCgaactcaaacaaagacatacggttcaaaaaaaaacacaatatgTTATCTTTtttggacctgaactaaacctataattttggtcggttcggtttgtttttttgatccggatataattctcatgtcgaaaaaaacttacgtaaaaatgtacatataaaatctcaaataaactaatttgtagattatatagctgttaaaaattatgtttttcgatataataaaactttgtaatataatataatccaacaactccgcgctttccaagcgcgggtcaaaatctagtttctaTAGTTAAAGTAGGTTgaccaaacaaataaaaataatattaactacaattaaaataaaagtaaaagaatgaaataaataagagattgtttattttaaaattttaattattatctgTCTAGTTTGTTTATCAGTGATTGGAATatatttagatataatttttttttagaaatgttaaaaattaaaattaaaattatttgtttactattaaaatatttaataaaaaatagataagagtaataaaaaaaaaatataaaaacaaaacttaaaataggATAttgaaaagagaaaagaaagaaagaaaaggtgtGGGTGAGAGAGCAAGCGTGATACTATTTTCGTGAATTCCTAAATGCAAACATTTTGtcgagaagaagagaagaagacctCTCCAAATATCAATCAACCGATCTCACTCAATCGATGGAAGTTGAAGAAGAAGTTAAACGAATGGTGGAGGAGGTGAAGGAGCTCCATGACTCGGCCGCTTCcttcatctcttcttcttcccatCAAGAGCTTACCCTTCGTCAAAAAGCCTCCTCCGTTGACGCATCCCTCCGCCGCCTCCACTCCACTCTCGCCTCCGACAAGAGTCTCGATCCCAAGCTCGAGGAGGATCTGCACCGGGCTAGATGCATGCTCGCTGATGGAGATCTCTCTTCCTTTCTCCCATCCAAACCCCAAGGTTTCCATTCAAATTCTCCAATTTCGATTTGGGGGTTAGCTCCTGACCCGTTTTGATTGAAGCAGGACGGTTTGTTAGAATGTTTCTGGGGCCGGTGAATGTTCGAGCCTCGCGTAAAGACATTCAGCTCAAAGTCAAAGAAGAGTACAATAGCTACAGAGTTAGTTAGTTAGTGTGTTTTGTCCCTTGCATGTGGCGGCTATGTTGATTTCTTCTCAACCTTACTGTTTTGTTTCTATCTATGGAGCAGGACAAGACTGCGCTTCTCTTTCTGTTCTTTCCTGCAGCACTCATGATTCTCAGATCTTTTTACTGGGATGGATGTTTGCCTGCCTTTCCTGTTCAGCTCTACGAGGTCTTAATATTATCTGTTTTGCCTTTTCTAACCGATGACTtcttaattaatgttttttttttctttttaaatcaaATCAGGCTTGGCTCTTGTTCCTCTATGCTGGGTTGGCTATGCGAGAGAACGTATTAAGAGCCAACGGGAGCGATATCCGTCCATGGTACTACTACTCTTATGCTCACTCCATTATGGTCTCTTCAGTAATGTGTATCTCAGAGTAATATTGTCATACTAACTATACGTTGAACTTGGGTCTTATGTGTAGTTAGTTCAATGGAAGTCATAGAAAATAACTTTTAAGTCTAGAACATTTTGTTTGTAAGAATGTTTGCATGCAACATGTGGACCTTAGGTTCTATATTCACTATACGCATCTAAGttccttctgtttttttttgtgccgTCCTCTCTACCTTGCTTATATATCATCTATGCTGCTGCTGATTCATCTCATTATTCTAAGGCTTATCTTAGTGCGCAAATATCCATTTTGAATCTCATTTAAGATGGCTGTGTTGACCTTTATAAGAATTATTCGTAACTGTCTGTCGGGTTCTGTTTATTGGTAGCTCCTCAGAGTGCACTGAATCTATTGTTGAATCAGTGATATCATAGTTAGCGTAAATAACAGGATTATCAGTTTGAAATACAGTGTATTGTCTCATCATGTGCCTTGTCGAACATGTTGTTACTTGATACTCTCCTCCAAAGGGTCTCTTTTATTTGGTATATATGCGTAGATATTTTTTGGTGAAGCGGTAGCCTATATTGTTTTGCTTAGTAAAAACTAGAGCTCTATATTATTTCATGtgtaaaaagagagagagagagagagagagagagggagaaagAGCTTTAGCTTCGATGGAATCCTCTTTGGGTGGGGGTTTAATATGTTATTACTTAGAGAATCTCTTTACTTTTATTGATGTGTTTCGTTTGGCTTAGCAAAATAGTCACATGGGTTGAGGGTGACTTCAACTCTGAAcctgatatgttttttttgcagGTGGCTATATCATCACTACTGTGCCATGGGGATGGCCCTTGTCAGCCTCACATGGGAAATCAAAGGGCAACCAAACTGTGTCCAGAAACAGGTACTGCTTAGAGTTATTTCCTTATTATGCAAACTAAAAGTAAATCTCAGGACTGAGGTTAATCATCTACAGAGAGGAGTTCATCTCTTCCTGCAATGGGCTATGATGCAAGGTGTTGCCATGCTTCTGCAAAACAGATACCAACGCCAGAGATTATACACTCGCATAGCACTGGGAAAGGTGGCTTATTATCTGCACTTTTTTCCTCAGTCTAAAAATCGTATCCGCTTTTGGAAAGTAACTCTAGTATTTGTGTTGAGAATGTTTTTTCCAGGCTAAGAGGATGGATGTTGTATGGGGAGAAACGGCCGGAGTTGATGGACAGTTATGGCTGTTATGTCCTATACTCTTCATTTTACAGGTCATCAGGAAAAACCCGTTGGAGATTATAAATACCATGTTGTCCTACGTTGATTTTTATAAGTCAAATATCCCTTTCTTAGACATTTCATATATTAACTAGTTTTCATTACTTTTGGCTTTTAACAATAGAACTCTGTTCTTTCCACACCAATCCAAAAGAAACTTCGTGCAGTTTATGCTAGGGATcttaagagttttttttgtttagccTATTGGGCTTgacatgtttattaattttggcAATAAGCAGGGGTTTCAAGCATACGTTGGAGTACTGTTGCTAAGGGCAGCATTAACCGGAGTTGTTGCTGAATGGCAGGTTTAATTTCTACTCTTCTGGCAACATTAGTGCATTATTTACCACTGGTACTTTTTCCACGGCACTCTGGTATAAGCCGACGAGGACGTGAATGAAAGTAACAGATATGTTGAGAACTTTGTCAATGGTTGTCATATTTCAGGTGATGGTTTGTGGCATTCTTCTGGTAGTGATGGCTGTGGGAAACTTCATAAACACAGTAGAGACATTGATGGCAAAGTCGAGGGTTAAGGCAAAGATGAAGAAAAGTAAAAGCAGAGCGGAGCTTAATCACACTTCATAGTTCTCAACTCTGGGCTCTCTCGTCTCTTTCTCGCATttcataaattttgttttttttttcaatgccACGAAACTCATCCTGGGATTCTGAAAACTATGAACATCCTTTTCTCTGTATATGGAAGTGGCAGCTGATATTTTGATGGTTTTGTCTtttatttgtataatttttaaCTTATACTTTATAGGCTTCTCTGCAAGTGTCAGGTGATTGTGATGAAATAGACAGAGCCggccttttttttttggctcatgAAACATCAGTGGGATTGGGAATACGGTAACTCACACATGGTTTGATACTTATGTTTGGCTTTCTTGTCTATCTTTAGTAGTTCGTATGAGTGGGCGTAGAAACCGACCAAGAAGTTTAAGTTTTCGTTTGAGCAGATTGGAGACGTTGAGTTAGGTGTTTTGATTCCGAGTCTGTTTTGTCGGATTTGAATCTGCTTTCTCAGGCTTCATCAAGTCTCTTATGATATAAAGCTATGACTAGATTAAGACCCGCGTCTTGCGCatgatgaatattatatataaattatttttaagtattatatatttttttacatattatgaaataataaatatatattgaataattaaaaatttagtaactattacgtatataactaaattggtacaaatacttaaataaattttgtttatctagacaaacatttttttctattttatatgttataaattaagtttaaatgatattaacatatatatatagtacatttttaatatttacattggttaaaaaatattttatactcatattatttttgatcttttgtattttttataacaaaaattttaaatcaatgataacaataaaaaatttatgggatgtttaataggtttagtaatttataattttaaaaacattcaatgcaaagtttaaaatctaaatattaagttgtcaataattgttcaaaatgtttatcaaaaaatttcaaataaaattcgaaattaaaatacttatgtattttatatggtatataatttattttaaaaaaatattaatatgcatatatataatatttattaaatgagacttcctacttatgtaatttcgtaatcatttgtatcttgttataacataaattttaaaccatgaatcacaaaaatttcattgtgagatttttaacaactttagtcatttatattcgtttttttcaattcaaaatataacatataccaaaaaatctaaatttttattatatagttaatgtggttgtttaatttattttaaaatgaattaaaaatgatagagaatatactgattttttatcaaatctttatttttcaaaatcattaattatcatatatactttagccacattaggtaattccgcgatttttatttaagaaaacaatgaagaacatttatgattaatttatggttagtttaataaaaaacttattatatatttatatggaccaacatatttttctaaggattctaataataattgtggtgatgacatgtggctacaaaaatatgttgtaatgtttctcttttaatatatagggtaTATGGTGAATTTTTGAATGTTTTTCATGTGTGCTAAATGGAACTTATATTACAACCACTCAAAACAAAGGTGAAGAAAATCAAACTACCCCTAGAAGGATAggaagttcttttttttatagatacGCTGGCAGTGGTTAATATAGAACACTAAAAGGTTTTGATTAGTAATGGGCAAAAAAAACCAGAACCGTAACCGAACCGGAACCAAACCAAATTATTCAAAACCGAAACCGAATCGAAACCCTCAAATGCCCGAATGGTTCCTATATTTCTATACCCGAATAATCAAACTGgaaccggaaccgaaccgaGAACCGAAAGGATACCCGAATATCCGAAAAATGAGTTTTAGCTTTTTGATATAAGGTAAAATGTCATCAACCTCACACGAACTCGGGTTTGTCAAGAAGAGTGAAAACATTGTTATACCACCAGAGCGCATTATCTTTTATGTACTCTCTTAtattatacacacacacatatatatatatatatatatatatatatatatatatggtatttctatattaaaatacaataaatacttataaaacAACACTTTAGTGACTTGACCGCCGGTCAAATTCACGATTATATAAGTGTTTAACCATTAAACCACTTAAATTAACATGTTAACTAatgtattttgtatatatatatatatatataaatagatttgaTTCATATATTAAACGGGTAcccaaaaccgaaccaaaaccaaaatgaAACCGAACTGAAAcctaaccgaaaccgaactaaaaTTTCATAAGTACCTATTGGGTATAAGAGTGATTTATCCAATATTCCCGGAACTGAATGGTTGAACAGAATACCCGAATGCCCATGGCTAGTTTTGATGGATTGAAGTGGGCGAGAAATATAAGGAACAACTGTTCTCCTTTACAGGCGGATCACACATTTATTTGGGTAATGCAATGCATGAAAAATCTACGACAATTCTATGTGATGTTTGCGACAAATTGTTTTAATTTGGTGAAGATAGTTTATGAACCAGGAGAATGGTCTGCTTTTGCATCTTATCTCGAAGAAATACAACGGATCAAAGAAAGTTTCTCAACTTTTGCAATCACATATGTATCCCAGAATCAAAACACAAGGGCATATAGTTTAGCACGCGGTGCTCACAATCAACCGACCCAATTTGTCTTCATAGACACGGAGTCCCTtctttggtttacagagtcttaATTGAGTCTATTTATGCTGataataaaataagaagaagatggaACTGCATTTATTATCTTCTTTACCTCAAGTCGATAAGTATTATCTAGTCGATTATGGTtatccaaataaataaaattttacaatttgaCTCCTTATAGATCTTCATAGATTGTGACGGTTGGACATCATATCTTCCAATTTGAAATAGGTCCTCTTTctagaaacaaacaaaatttattaaatcgGTATGAAGCATCTTTGACTTTTGTTATTGAGAGGACAttcaaagttttaattttttttttgtgagttCCCAGTGTACAATATATATGTTCAGAAAAGAATGGTAACAACAATAAAATCACATAATTTTATTAGAATGGTACCTCTAGTTTTACCTTTTTTGTTTTAGATCTTTAATTTACATTCTTTGTATTTTGACATTCAGTTAAATATGATAATCTGATATATTAATTTACCTAATGTATGATATGTATGTTGAGAAAAAATGGTACCAGCAACAATAAAATCACATAATTTAATCAGAATGGTACCTCaagttttatcttcttctttttttttttgttttagatcTTTAATTTACATTCTTTATATTTTGACATTCagttaaatatgataatttgatatattaatttgaTTAGATGAA comes from Brassica rapa cultivar Chiifu-401-42 chromosome A02, CAAS_Brap_v3.01, whole genome shotgun sequence and encodes:
- the LOC103853553 gene encoding transmembrane protein 120 homolog isoform X1; this translates as MEVEEEVKRMVEEVKELHDSAASFISSSSHQELTLRQKASSVDASLRRLHSTLASDKSLDPKLEEDLHRARCMLADGDLSSFLPSKPQGRFVRMFLGPVNVRASRKDIQLKVKEEYNSYRDKTALLFLFFPAALMILRSFYWDGCLPAFPVQLYEAWLLFLYAGLAMRENVLRANGSDIRPWWLYHHYCAMGMALVSLTWEIKGQPNCVQKQRGVHLFLQWAMMQGVAMLLQNRYQRQRLYTRIALGKAKRMDVVWGETAGVDGQLWLLCPILFILQGFQAYVGVLLLRAALTGVVAEWQVMVCGILLVVMAVGNFINTVETLMAKSRVKAKMKKSKSRAELNHTS
- the LOC103853553 gene encoding transmembrane protein 120 homolog isoform X2, whose protein sequence is MEVEEEVKRMVEEVKELHDSAASFISSSSHQELTLRQKASSVDASLRRLHSTLASDKSLDPKLEEDLHRARCMLADGDLSSFLPSKPQGRFVRMFLGPVNVRASRKDIQLKVKEEYNSYRDKTALLFLFFPAALMILRSFYWDGCLPAFPVQLYEAWLLFLYAGLAMRENVLRANGSDIRPWWLYHHYCAMGMALVSLTWEIKGQPNCVQKQRGVHLFLQWAMMQGVAMLLQNRYQRQRLYTRIALGKAKRMDVVWGETAGVDGQLWLLCPILFILQGFQAYVGVLLLRAALTGVVAEWQV